CGAGCCGGCCTCGGCCCGCACCTCCACGGTGGTGCCGGGCACGATGGCCTGCAGGCGCTGCTGCAACGCGGCGGCGTCCCAGTCGAAGGCGAGCACGGTGGGGTCCAGGGTCACGAGGGTGGTCACCGCGTCAGCGCTTGCGGTTGGGCTTGGGCTTGGGCCCGAGCATCGTGCCGCGGCAGGTGGGCGCCCCGCACCAGCAGGCGTACTCCTTCTTCAGCCTGGGGGTGTAGCGCTCGTCGATCACCAGGCGGTAGTCGAAGAACAGCTCCTCGCCCGCGGCGATGTCGCGCAGGGCTTTGATGAAGATCCGGCCGTCGGCGTCCTCGGTCTCGCAGTTGGGGGCGCAGGCGTGGTTGATCCAGCGCGCGGCGTTGCCGTTCACCCCGCCGTCGATCACGCGGGCGTCGTCCAGGTGGAAGTAGAAGGTGTGGTTCGGCTGCGCCGGGTCGTGCGGGTGGCGGCGCAGCGCCTCGTCCCAGCTGATGACCTCGCCCTTGTACTCGATGAGGGTCTCGCCCGCGGCCAGGGGCTGCAGTGCGAACACGCCCTTGCCGTGCACGCCGGAGCGACGCACCTGGATGCGCCGCCCGCCGCGGGTGGGCGAAGCCGCCTCGGCGGCCTTGGCCGGGCCGGCCGGCGGGGCGTCGGCAGCGGATCGACCGGAGGTACCGGTCGGTCGGGGCGGGCGCGGCGCACGGGTGGACGGCATGGGTGGGCGGATTTTCTGGTTAGATTGGGGGTGTGGGTGCGTGCGCAGGTACGCACCTGCGTGGACGTGTGGGCGAGCGCGTGTGCAGGCGCACGCGTGACGCCGATTGTAGAGAGGGCACCGGCGGGGGTCGGTGCCGGGCCGTTGCGGCCCGCCAACTTCCCGAACACAGAATCGTCTCCCATGAGCAAGTCGCTGGTCATTGCAGAAAAACCGTCGGTCGCACAGGACATCGTGCGCGCCCTGACCCCGGTCGCGGGCAAATTCGAGAAGCACGCCGACCACTTCGAAAACGAGCAGTACATCGTCACCTCCGCCGTGGGCCACCTGGTGGAGATCCGCGCGCCCGAGGCCTACGACGTCAAGCGCGGCAAGTGGAGCTTCGCCCACCTGCCCGTGGTGCCACCGCACTTCGAGCTCGAACCCATCGACAAGGGCAAGGCCCGGCTGTCGGCGGTGGTCAAGCAGATCAAGCGCAAGGACGTGACGCAGCTGATCAACGCCTGTGACGCCGGGCGCGAGGGTGAGCTGATCTTCCGCCTGATTGAGCAGTACGCGCTGGGCGCCAAGAGCGGCGCCAAGCCGATCCAGCGCCTGTGGCTGCAGAGCATGACGCCGCAGGCCATCCGCGACGGCTTCGACAAGCTGCGCAGCGATGCCGAGATGATGGGCCTGGCCCAGGCCGCGCGCAGCCGCAGCGAGGCCGACTGGCTGGTGGGCATCAACGGCACGCGGGCGATGACCGCGTTCAACTCGCGCGACGGCGGCTTCTTCCTGACCACCGTCGGCCGGGTGCAGACGCCCACGCTGTCCATCGTGGTCGAGCGCGAGGAGAAGATCCGCAAGCACGTCTCGCGGCCCTACTGGGAGATCCGTGCCGACTTCGGCGCCGCCGCC
The Sphaerotilus microaerophilus DNA segment above includes these coding regions:
- a CDS encoding SET domain-containing protein is translated as MPSTRAPRPPRPTGTSGRSAADAPPAGPAKAAEAASPTRGGRRIQVRRSGVHGKGVFALQPLAAGETLIEYKGEVISWDEALRRHPHDPAQPNHTFYFHLDDARVIDGGVNGNAARWINHACAPNCETEDADGRIFIKALRDIAAGEELFFDYRLVIDERYTPRLKKEYACWCGAPTCRGTMLGPKPKPNRKR